From a single Apium graveolens cultivar Ventura chromosome 2, ASM990537v1, whole genome shotgun sequence genomic region:
- the LOC141706083 gene encoding U-box domain-containing protein 45-like, with protein MSDQSSTCFSSHKKLKFFAKIRRFMQPRSSEKQFKVSDQEPIKENESVILVKVVEEGGCGALQRSVKSLHFGNLEEKEVAAKDIIRVAREDLSRRKLMAELGVIPPLVAMVGSEVVTRRSLAVRALVELANGTYRNKALMVESGILSKLPENIGVLEEQTRHEFAQLVLSISSLHNSQVPINLSKIVPLVISILESDSTFETKQLCLGTLYNLSTMLNNAGTLVSNEVINNLLRFSSVKETSEKALATLGNLVVTLMGKKVLESNLLVPENLIEIMTWEDKPKSQEISVYILMILAHQSSVQRLKMAEAGIVHVLLQVSLLGTTLARKRALKLLQWFKDERQTRMGPHSGPQTRRLSIGSPTNHNEASEGKRLMKNMVRQSLYKNLETITRRANADEGSSKLKFLATSSSSKSLPY; from the exons ATGTCTGATCAATCTTCAACATGCTTTTCATCTCACAAAAAGCTGAAATTCTTCGCTAAAATTCGACGGTTCATGCAGCCAAGAAGCTCCGAAAAGCAATTCAAGGTGTCCGATCAAGAACCGATAAAAGAAAACGAATCAGTGATTTTAGTGAAGGTGGTGGAGGAAGGTGGCTGTGGTGCGTTACAGAGGTCAGTGAAGAGCCTTCATTTTGGAAATTTAGAAGAAAAGGAAGTGGCTGCTAAGGATATTATTCGAGTTGCTCGAGAAGATTTGAGTCGTCGAAAATTAATGGCGGAGCTCGGAGTTATTCCGCCGTTGGTTGCCATGGTTGGTTCGGAGGTGGTGACACGAAGAAGCCTGGCCGTTCGGGCCCTTGTTGAGCTTGCTAACGGGACTTACAG GAACAAAGCTCTCATGGTTGAGTCAGGAATCTTATCGAAACTACCCGAAAACATCGGTGTTTTAGAAGAGCAAACAAGGCATGAATTTGCACAACTAGTTCTGTCTATATCTTCCCTACACAACAGCCAAGTCCCAATAAACTTGTCTAAGATTGTCCCTCTTGTTATCTCCATTCTTGAATCAGATTCAACTTTTGAAACTAAACAACTCTGTTTAGGTACATTATACAATCTTTCCACTATGTTGAACAATGCAGGAACATTAGTGTCTAATGAAGTAATAAACAATCTCCTTAGATTCTCCTCTGTCAAAGAAACATCAGAAAAGGCCCTTGCAACTTTAGGGAACTTAGTAGTGACCTTGATGGGGAAAAAGGTTTTAGAAAGTAATCTATTGGTACCCGAAAACTTAATTGAGATCATGACATGGGAGGATAAGCCGAAAAGCCAAGAGATATCGGTTTATATTCTAATGATTTTAGCACATCAGAGCTCTGTACAAAGATTGAAAATGGCTGAGGCAGGGATTGTTCATGTCCTTCTTCAAGTGTCTTTGCTAGGTACCACCTTGGCGCGAAAAAGGGCACTTAAATTGTTGCAATGGTTTAAAGACGAAAGGCAAACAAGGATGGGACCTCATTCAGGGCCTCAGACTCGAAGGTTATCAATTGGTTCACCTACAAATCATAACGAGGCGAGCGAAGGGAAGAGGTTGATGAAGAACATGGTGAGACAAAGTTTGTACAAGAATTTGGAAACGATAACTCGTCGTGCCAATGCTGATGAGGGCTCTTCTAAGCTCAAGTTCTTGGCTACAAGTTCAAGCTCCAAGAGTTTGCCTTATTAA